The following are encoded together in the Vanrija pseudolonga chromosome 7, complete sequence genome:
- the APO gene encoding Aromatic peroxygenase, whose product MKFSPLVALAAGAATLLPGAAAFPFLSNADSNMINQLVKVFTGQQPDQLNGLVAELKKGLDAIGDFQPAPGKGILGLNFANLNEQSVIDAFGLNTDPAALHNNTQKRANFIGLGVGEDEAHPWIAPGPNDKRGPCPGLNTIANHGYIPRNGIVNPIELVVGTFQGLHLSPDGAIFLALISFIWKGDLPTLTLSIGGQSGIGGGLSSHGLLEGDASVTRDDAYFGNQWSVQPRKVQQYVDEINRVGGGQVTAQVVANMRQIAWKESRDTNPNFDFNPWRMLVAYAESGFQHQVLRGNLKNYGPAEIQSWFLQERFPPGWSPRLIPFSIPEALAWAAVFEALNPSLPGWSLGIKGLFIPLPTFGGLSNFFGGIVGNGKTGGNPLGTVGAVGCAFAGAVTGWFPTQFAGLLGNLNIGGIPGALKC is encoded by the coding sequence ATGAAGttctcgccgctcgtcgcgctcgcagccggcgccgccactcTCCTCCCCGGAGCGGCGGCCTTCCCCTTCCTCTCCAACGCCGACAGCAACATGATCAACCAGCTCGTCAAGGTGTTCACCGGCCAGCAGCCCGACCAGCTCAACGGCCTTGtggccgagctcaagaagggcctcgacgccatcggcGACTTCCAGCCCGCGCCAGGCAAGggcatcctcggcctcaactTTGCCAACCTCAACGAGCAGAGCGTCATCGACGCGTTCGGCCTCAACActgaccccgccgcgctccacaACAACACGCAGAAGCGCGCCAACTTtatcggcctcggcgtcggcgaggacgaggcccACCCCTGGATCGCGCCCGGCCCCAACGACAAGCGCGGCCCCTGCCCCGGCCTCAACACGATCGCCAACCACGGCTACATCCCGCGCAACGGTATCGTGAACCccatcgagctcgtcgtcggcacctTCCAGGGCCTCCACCTGTCGCCCGACGGCGccatcttcctcgccctcatctCGTTCATCTGGAAGGGTGACCTCCCCACCCTGACCCTCTCTATCGGCGGCCAGTCGGGCATCGGCGGCGGTCTTTCTTCTCACGGtctcctcgagggcgacgcctCGGTcacccgcgacgacgcctaCTTTGGCAACCAGTGGTCGGTCCAGCCCCGCAAGGTCCAGCAGTACGTCGACGAGATCAACCGCGTCGGTGGTGGCCAGGTCACGGCCCAGGTCGTCGCCAACATGCGCCAGATCGCCTGGAAGGAGTCGCGCGACACCAACCCCAACTTTGACTTCAACCCCTGGCGCATGCTCGTCGCCTACGCCGAGTCGGGCTTCCAGCACCAGGTCCTCCGCGGCAACCTCAAGAACTACGGCCCCGCCGAGATCCAGTCGTGGTTCCTCCAGGAGCGCTTCCCTCCCGGATGGAGCCCGCGTCTCATTCCCTTCTCCATccccgaggcgctcgcctGGGCCGCCGTCTTCGAGGCGCTTAACCCCTCGCTCCCCGGCTGGTCGCTCGGCATCAAGGGTCTCTtcatccccctccccaccttTGGCGGTCTCTCCAACTTCttcggcggcatcgtcggcAACGGCAAGACTGGCGGCAACCCCctcggcaccgtcggcgctgtcggctGTGCcttcgccggcgccgtcacTGGCTGGTTCCCCACCCAGttcgccggcctcctcggcaacctcAACATTGGTGGCATCCCCGGTGCCCTCAAGTGCTAA
- the SPBPB10D8.01 gene encoding putative transporter, producing MSLEKDSTKDIEKAGGADVHVGLPLQGAPTTVNANTHTVRLAEADEAAALVAGFTGKIDEAEAARVRRKIDWHLMPPLMLLYLVQFTDKTTLGSSSILGIKKDNHLSASQYNWLATIFYLAYLVFEWPQNLALQRFPPAKWMSLNIFLWSVMLFAQAGCHNFAGLFVCRLFLGVCEGSITAGYLIITSMFYTHEEASRRVGYWFLMNGTAQIFSGLVSFGVYHVDARHFAPWRLFMIITAAVTLLMAVAFYWFVPDSPVNARFLTPEEKVVAIERLKNHSSGIENKTWKKEQFIEAIKDWKPWAFFFYASIAQLPNSLTNQNALIINSFGWSVKQTTLLGIVPGVLEIIAILASSALLKRFKNSRTWIGPLFVLPNFISAVLIISLPWHKKGALLAAMYIGGLGGAPAFVIALGWCTATNAGHTKKTTANTFILIGYCLGNLLAPQMWEARYAPRYYVPWGVILGSYVVASAFMVGIGLALRKENNRRDRLAAAGELPVQKYYDENGQEVDPTFLDLTDRQNLAYRYPL from the exons ATGTCGCTCGAGAAGGACAGCACCAAGGACATCGAAaaggccggcggcgcagacgTGCACGTCGGCCTGCCCCTCCAaggggcgccgacgaccgtcAACGCCAACACGCACACcgtgcgcctcgccgaggcggacgaggcggccgccctcgtcgcgggGTTCACGGGCAAGattgacgaggccgaggctgcgcgcgtgcggcgcaaGATTGACTGGCACCTGATGCCCCCGTT gaTGCTCCTCTACCTCGTCCAGTTCACCGACAAGACGACGctcggcagctcgtcgatTCTGGGTATCAAGAAGGACAACCACCTCAGCGCGTCGCAGTACAACTGGCTCGCGACCATCTT CTACCTCGCCTACCTCGTCTTCGAGTGGCCGCAGAacctcgcgctgcagcgctTCCCGCCCGCCAAGTGGATGTCGCTCAACATT TTCCTGTGGAGCGTCATGCTCTTCGCCCAGGCGGGGTGCCATAACTTTGCCGGCCTGTTCGTGTGCCGCCTGTTCTTGGGCGTGTGCGAGGGGTCTATCA ccgccggctACCTGATCATCACGTCCATGTTCTACACGCACGAGGAGGCCTCCCGGCGCGTAGGCTACTGGTTCCTCATGAACGGGACCGCGCAGATCTTTTCAGGCTTGGTCAGTTTTGGCGTGTaccacgtcgacgcgcgccacTTTGCCCCGTGGCGCCTCTTCATGATCATCACGGCCGCGGTTACGCTCCTCATGGCCGTCGCGTTCTACTGGTTCGTGCCCGACTCGCCGGTGAACGCGCGCTTCTTGACTCCCGAGGAGAAGGTGGTCGCTATTGAGCGCCTTAAGAACCACTCGAGCGGCATCGAGAACAAGACGTGGAAGAAGGAGCAGTTCATCGAGGCGATCAAGGACTGGAAGCCGTGGGCTTTCTTCTTCTATGCGAGCATCGCGCAGCTGCCCAACTCGCTCACGAACCAGAACGCCCTCATCATCA ACTCGTTCGGATGGAGCGTCAAGCAGACCACGCTACTGGGCATCGTCCCCGGCGTCCTCGAGATCATTGCGAtcctcgcctcgtccgccCTGCTGAAGCGCTTCAAGAACTCGCGCACGTGGATCGGGCCGCTGTTCGTCCTCCCCAACTTTATCTCCGCGGTGCTCATCATCTCGCTACCATGGCACAAGAAGGGCGCGCTCCTAGCAGCAATGTACatcggcgggctgggcggtgCGCCGGCGTTCGTGATCGCGCTAGGCTGGTGCACGGCCACGAACGCGGGGCACAcgaagaagacgacggcgaacACGTTTATTCTGATCGGGTACTGCCTCGGCAacctgctcgcgccgcagaTGTGGGAGGCGCGCTACGCGCCGCGGTACTACGTGCCCTGGGGCGTCATTCTCGGGTCgtacgtcgtcgcgtcggccttCATGGTCGGCATTGGGTTGGCCCTGCGCAAGGAGAACaaccgccgcgaccgcctcgcggcggctggcgagCTGCCCGTGCAGAAATATTATGATGAGAATGGGCAGGAGGTCGACCCGACGTTCCTCGACTTGACCGACAGGCAGAACTTGGCGTACAGGTACCCGCTGTAA
- the PAG1_1 gene encoding Pregnancy-associated glycoprotein 1 → MVAPDLLCGITTAVGGLLGDVGNTVDGVVSSIGLRSVSLPPPVSDGHLVQRRELHNSHLRVKYARDEAAHAVAVRAHEALVKRVGSGTSTDLQNNGRDLWYGVTYTLGTPPQSFLGDIDTGSDLTWIAEAACVSPTCTLPGARFNASASSTYVGPGKHFNLNYGSGNVGVSGAYANETVSVAGLSADHYPIGLVTNSSGPQGGIPSIFGLSFPYIGSSGIATTVPFFELYDAQHPLTDKLFAVHLGRKTDGVEASTSTDPQGGIISFGGYNAGLVSSAVEWVPANSSNLYWQTWLKGFKVNGVDLPVLDHPNDAVIDTGAGGWYAPKPIVDAYYAAIPGAVRYQSQYFIPCTSRPNVTLRFGDVEYDVYPPDQISVGKARCFGFLQDAATVSDAYSYLIGDVFLKNVLAVFKWAPERQIGFAKLADCANQPVDAAVLASLDQRSTLPVPQSTTAAPTTTATGAPSTTTGAPSATTAPTAVPTARRRRLNLPRLGSVVTYAKE, encoded by the exons ATGGTAGCTCCAGACCTTCTCTGTGGGatcaccaccgccgtcggcggcctcctcggcgacgtgggCAACACGGTCGACGGGGTCGTCAGCTCTATCGGCCTGCGCTCGGTCtctctgccgccgcccgtaTCCGACGGCCACCTTGTCCAGCGTCGCGAGCTGCACAACTCGCACCTGCGGGTCAAGtatgcgcgcgacgaggcggcgcacgccgtcgctgtgCGCGCGCATGAGGCGCTCGTTAAGCGCGTTGGGTCGGGCACTTCTACCGA CCTCCAGAACAACGGCCGCGACCTGTGGTACGGCGTGACGTAcacgctcggcacgccgccccagtccttcctcggcgacatTGACACGGGGTCCGACCTGACGTGGATCGCGGAAGCCGCGTGCGTCAGCCCGACCTGCACGCTGCCGGGAGCGCGCTTCAacgcgtccgcgtcgagcacgtaCGTCGGCCCCGGCAAGCACTTCAACCTCAACTATGGCAGCGGAAACGTCGGCGTCTCAGGCGCGTACGCGAACGAGACGGTCtccgtcgccggcctcaGCGCGGACCACTACCCCATCGGCCTGGTGACCAACAGCTCTGGCCCGCAGGGCGGCATCCCGTCCATCTTCGGCCTGAGCTTCCCGTACATCGGCTCCAGCGGCATCGCCACCACGGTCCCTTTCTTCGAGCTGTACGACGCGCAGCACCCGCTCACGGACAAGCTGTTCGCCGTGCACCTGGGCCGCAAGACGGACGGGGTGGAGGCCTCGACCAGCACGGACCCGCAGGGCGGGATCATCAGCTTTGGCGGGTACAATGCCGGCCTGGTGTCCAGCGCCGTCGAGTGGGTCCCCGCCAACAGCTCCAACTTGTACTGGCAGACTTGGCTCAAGGGGTTCAAGGtgaacggcgtcgacctcccCGTGCTCGACCACCCGAACGACGCGGTGATTGAcaccggcgctggcgggtggTACGCGCCCAAGCCCATCGTCGACGCCTACTACGCTGCGATTCCGGGAGCAGTGCGCTACCAGAGCCAGTACTTCATCCCGTGCACGTCGCGTCCCAACGTCACGCTGCGTTTCGGAGACGTAGAGTACGACGTCTACCCGCCCGACCAGATCTCGGTCGGCAAGGCCCGCTGCTTCGGCTTCCTCCAGGACGCCGCGACCGTCAGCGACGCGTACAGCTACCTCATCGGCGACGTGTTCCTCAAGAACGTGCTCGCCGTGTTCAAGTGGGCGCCGGAGCGCCAGATCGGGTTCGCAAAGCTCGCCGACTGCGCCAACCAGCCGGTCGAcgctgccgtgctcgcgAGCCTTGACCAGCGCTCGACGCTCCCCGTGCCGCAGTCGAccacggccgcgccgacgacgaccgctaccggcgcgccgtccacTACGACGGGCGCGCCCTCCGCCACGACTGCACCGACAGCCGTGCCCACTGCGCGCAGGCGCCGCCTCAacctcccccgcctcggcTCGGTCGTGACTTATGCCAAGGAGTGA
- the SSP1854_1 gene encoding putative nitronate monooxygenase — protein sequence MSKHNLIKRLGLQHPIIQAPMAGTATPALAAAVSNAGGLGSISIANFDAPTARKNIQALKALTDKPFNINVFVHVEGVHDAARESAWLDFLRPEFERYGAAPPAEIKNIMPTFYANEAVAQVLVEERPPVVSFHFGIPPPATIKALKDAGSVLFATATSVAEGKLLEAAGIDAIVAQGVEAGGHRGVMDPAAPDDELTTAALTRQLVKHTGLPVIAAGGIMDGAGIAAYLDLGAEAAQLGTAFIACPESAADDGYRAALGGDPAFHTRLVPIISGRAARSMTTNWVKLAQGEHALGPVTDFPAYPIAYDAAKALIAAAKAKGDFGWGAYWAGQGAPLSRGKVPAAELYAQLVAELTAARQASASKL from the coding sequence ATGTCCAAGCACAACCTCATCAAGCGCCTCGGGCTGCAGCATCCGATCATCCAAGCGCCCATGGCGGgcaccgcgacgcccgcgctcgcggcagCCGTCTCgaacgccggcggcctcggctccATCTCCATCGCAAACTTtgacgcgccgacggcgcgcaagAACAtccaggcgctcaaggcgctgACGGACAAGCCGTTCAACATCAACGTGTTCGTGCATGTGGAGGGCGTGCATGATGCCGCGCGTGAATCCGCATGGCTCGACTTCCTCCGCCCCGAGTTTGAGCGGTACGGCGCGGCCCCACCCGCCGAGATCAAGAACATCATGCCGACGTTCTACGCcaacgaggccgtcgcgcaggtgcttgtcgaggagcgcccgcccgtcgtctCGTTCCACTTTGGCATCCCGCCACCAGCGACGatcaaggcgctcaaggacgccggctcggtgctcttcgcgacggcgaccagcgtggccgagggcaagctcctcgaAGCGGCGGGTATCGACGCCATCGTCGCgcagggcgtcgaggcgggcggccaCCGCGGCGTCATGGACCCCGCtgcgcccgacgacgagctgacgaccgcggcgctcacgcgccagctcgtcaaGCACACAGGTCTGCCGGTCATCGCGGCCGGCGGGATCATGGACGGTGCCGGCATCGCGGCgtacctcgacctcggcgccgaggcggcccagctcggcacggcgtTCATCGCGTGCCCCGAGAGCGCCGCAGACGACGGGTatcgcgccgcgctgggcggcgacCCAGCCTTCCACACGCGGCTCGTGCCCATCATCTCTGGGCGAGCCGCCCGCTCAATGACGACCAACTGGGTCAAGCTTGCgcagggcgagcacgccctcggcccggTGACCGACTTCCCGGCCTACCCCATCGCGTACGAtgccgccaaggcgctcatcgcggccgccaaggcgaaGGGCGACTTCGGATGGGGCGCGTACTGGGCCGGCCAGGGCGCCCCGCTGTCCCGCGGCAAGGTGCCCGCTGCCGAACTGTATGCGCAGCTGGTGGCTGAGCTTACTGCTGCGCGCCAGGCGAGCGCGTCCAAGCTGTAG
- the SPAC1F5.03c_1 gene encoding Putative oxidoreductasec codes for MPADIVILGGGIIGVSTAYYLVSHPSKPSVTLIENTSIAAAASGKAAGFIAREAAWHYPATEGLARLSFKAFQELASKYNGTRDFGWRQFSAATGVLVGTKEDGKMSEYRNLPNSRALDGSERPAWTHGRRVDLSGKGEGNMGQVLPLEFTRRLHAEATLLGLKTIIGTPLARNAASQTIITDVGSYHYDKLIIAAGPWSAELCRTLAIPPVPVGTLPGHSVLIRPLMPPVYKGILPAEAILAGLGATSNDLGHGPGHSARVDHSKVDPTDPAAEPYGLTKNIEFYPRPDNTIYGAGENAIPAPRGLREIDNNRLPPTAADVPKLLDATLIARMLRASRVVSDSLDVEKGAELIKADFCYRPVCADKVPVIGRWAKDIYVSAGHGPWGITLAPGSGIVLSELVLADLAGTRAHLSADISGLDPHRFDGAKL; via the exons ATGCCCGCAGACATtgtcatcctcggcggcggcatcatcGGCGTCAGCACGGCGTACTACCTCGTCTCGCACCCGTCCAAACCGAGCGTCACATTGATCGAGAACACGTCCAtcgcggcggcagcaagcGGCAAGGCAGCCGGCTTcatcgcgcgcgaggcggcgtggcaTTACCCCGCGACCgagggcctcgcgcgcctgtCGTTCAAGGCGTTCCAAGAGCTTGCGAGCAAGTACAACGGCACGCGTGATTTCGGCTGGCGCCAGTTCTCCGCCGCGACCGGCGTGCTGGTAGGCACGAAAGAGGACGGAAAGATGAGCGAGTACCGAAACCTCCCCAACTCGCGCGCACTggacggcagcgagcgccccGCGTGGACGCACGGCaggcgcgtcgacctcagcggcaagggcgagggcaaCATGGGCCAGGT CCTGCCGCTCGAGTTCACCCGCAGActccacgccgaggcgacccTCCTCGGGCTCAAGACCATCATCGGcaccccgctcgcgcgcaacgCCGCGTCGCAGACCATCATCACCGACGTCGGGTCGTACCACTACGACAAGCTGATCATCGCCGCGGGGCCATGGAGCGCCGAGCTTTGCCGCACGCTCGCTATCCCCCCAGTGCCGGTGGGCACGCTCCCAGGCCACTCGGTGCTCATCCGCCCGCTCATGCCGCCCGTGTACAAGGGCATCctgcccgccgaggccatcctcgccggGCTGGGCGCGACGTCCAACGACCTCGGCCACGGGCCGGGCCactcggcgcgcgtcgaccacAGCAAGGTCGACCcgaccgaccccgccgcggaGCCGTACGGCCTGACGAAGAACATTGAGTTTTACCC CCGCCCCGACAACACAATCtacggcgcgggcgagaaCGCCatccccgccccgcgcggcctgcgcgagATCGACAACAACCGCCtgccgccgaccgcggccgacgtgcccaagctgctcgacgcgacgctcaTCGCGCGCATGCTCCGTGCGAGTCGTGTCGTCAgcgactcgctcgacgtcgagaagggcgccgagctgaTCAAGGCGGAC TTCTGCTACCGCCCCGTGTGTGCCGACAAGGTGCCGGTCATCGGCCGCTGGGCCAAGGACATCTACGTCAGCGCGGGCCACGGACCATGGGGcatcacgctcgcgccgggcTCGGGCATCGTGCTCtccgagctcgtgctcgccgaccttgcTGGCACGCGGGCGCACCTCAGCGCGGACATTAGCGGGCTCGACCCGCACCGGTTTGACGGGGCCAAGTTGTAG
- the sit1_2 gene encoding Siderophore iron transporter 1: MYPPERAPTTARPALSSIRSTPTMAEPHLDTPHLPPASTAAAADPDAKSPGVARIEAISSMFKRWHFWVLFVGIFLVSFSYGLDAATHYTFQNYAVAAFQRSGQISTIGVVRGIVAAASQPAFAKLSDYFGRISILVFSVLFWGVGNVIQATAHSVAQFSAGAVLYQFAFTGIIIICMILIADTTTLRTRVLASWVPATPYLVTTWVGGNVAQAAMDGPGWRWGIGIFAIVVPAATIPLFASLTTAEVRAKRAGLLDGIVSPYRQVLSREMWLDCFWACDILGLVLLALVLGLILVPFTLAGGSAEVWRRASTIVPLVLGVVVALPAFIVWEARGARHPLVPFRVLASRQVLSCIVVAILINLTWYTQGDYIYQTLLVSFGKDITTATRVMSIDSFVSVIVGVGHGLVVRRVRRLKWWVVAGAGFIVLAFVLLVRFRGGFANSDFIGFIAGEVMLGIGKGFLPYSTQCLIQAAVGHERTAVITGIYLASYSIGTALGNTIAGAIWINTMPGHLEKNLRNYGVGNATAIAGAAYADPFTWIASNPVGTPAREAVNLSYRQVQRYLCATGLGFSVLLLGITLLLDNPLLTDSQSLEADGAGERREEKDERGGEKA; this comes from the exons ATGTACCcgcccgagcgcgcgccgaccaccgcccgccccgctctTTCATCTATCCGCAGCACCCCTACGATGGCCGAACCACACCTCGACACGCCTcacttgccgccggcctccaccgccgccgctgccgaccccgacgcaAAGTCGCCGGGCGTGGCGCGCATCGAGGCCATCTCGTCCATGTTCAAGCGGTGGCACTTCTGGGTGCTGTTTGTGGGCATCTTTCTTGTGTCGT TCTCCTACGGCCTCGACGCAGCAACGCACTACACGTTCCAGAactacgccgtcgcggccttCCAGCGGTCTGGCCAGATCTCCACCATCGGCGTGGTGCGCGGcatcgtcgcggccgcgtcaCAGCCGGCCTTCGCCAAGCTGAGCGACTACTTTGGACGTATCTCCATCCTCGTCTTCTCCGTGCTCTTCTGGGGCGTGGGCAACGTCATCCAGGCGACGGCGCATAGCGTCGCGCAGTTCTCGGCCGGGGCGGTGCTGTACCAGTTTGCGTTTACAGGCATCATCA TCATCTGCATGATCCTCATcgccgacacgacgaccCTCCGcacgcgcgtcctcgcctcCTGGGTGCCTGCAACACCCTACCTCGTCACCACGTGGGTGGGCGGCAACGTGGCGCAGGCGGCAATGGACGGGCCCGGCTGGCGGTGGGGTATCGGGATCTTCGCGAtcgtcgtgcccgccgccacgatCCCGCTGTTCGCGAGCCTGACGACGGCGGAAGTACGCGCgaagcgcgccggcctgctcgacggcatcgtgTCGCCTTACCGCCAGGTGCTGAGCCGCGAGATGTGGCTCGATTGCTTCTGGGCGTGCGAcatcctcggccttgtcctcctcgcgctcgtgctcgggcTCATCTTGGTCCCGTTCACCCTTGCGGGGGGCTCGGCCGAGGtctggcgccgcgcgagcaccATCGtgcccctcgtcctcggcgtcgtggttGCACTGCCAGCCTTCATCGTATGGGaggcgcgtggcgcgcgccACCCTCTCGTGCCGTTCCGCGTGCTCGCGTCCCGCCAGGTGCTGAgctgcatcgtcgtcgcaATCCTCATCAACCTCACGTGGTACACCCAAGGCGACTACATCTACCAGACGCTCCTCGTGTCCTTCGGCAAGGACATCACGACGGCCACGCGCGTGATGAGCATCGACTCGTTCGTGTCCGTCatcgtcggggtcgggcaCGGGCTGGTCGTGCGCCGTGTGCGCAGGCTCAAGTGGTGGGTTGTCGCGGGCGCAGGCTTCATCGTGCTCGCCTTTGTGCTGCTCGTGCGCTTCCGCGGCGGCTTCGCCAACTCGGACTTTATCGGCTTCATCGCCGGCGAGGTGATGCTGGGCATTGGCAAGGGCTTCCTGCCGTACTCGACCCAGTGCCTCATCCAGGCTGCGGTTGGCCACGAGCGCACGGCCGTCATCACGGGCATCTACCTCGCCTCCTACAGCATCGGCACGGCGCTGGGCAACACCATCGCCGGCGCGATCTGGATCAACACCATGCCTGGCCATCTGGAGAAGAACCTGCGCAACTATGGTGTGGGCAACGCGACTGCCATCGCTGGCGCCGCTTACGCCGACCCGTTCACGTGGATCGCGAGCAATCCGGTCggcacgcccgcgcgcgaggccgtcaaCCTCTCTTATCGCCAGGTACAGAGGTACCTCTGTGCCACGGGCCTCGGGTTCAGTGTGCTTCTGTTGGGCATTACGCTGCTTCTTGACAATCCCTTGCTCACCGACTCGCAGTCGCTCGAGGCGGATGGCGCGGGtgagaggagggaggagaaggacgagcgTGGGGGCGAGAAGGCGTAG